The genomic DNA GGCGTGGGACTGGCCCAGCGAGGTGTTGTAGGTGTTGAGCCCGTGGAGGGCACCGGCGGTCTGGGAGGCGGCGTCCTCCAGCCCTGCGAGTTCGCGCTCCGTGTACCGGCTCTGCAGGTCGTCGCGCATATACTCCGGCTCCACCCGTCCGTTCTCGACGAGACCGACGGCCCGCACCTCGTCCTCGAGTTGCGTGCGACAGAACTCCGTCAGGCGCTCGACGTTCCCCCTCGTCATGTGTCCCGCTATCACGGGGCCACACAAAACCATCCGGACCACCAGAGCGGCGTCGGGGGCCGGACCCTGCCAGTCGTGACTACTCTCCGGCATCCGGTCGCTCACGGGCGATCCGGAGTACCGACTCCGTCAGGAGGTCGATACCGATAGGCAGCGATCGCTCGTCGACATCGAAGGTGGCGGTGTGATGGCCTCCAGGGTGGTCCGTCCCGACGCAGACGTAGGCGGCCTGCCCACCCCGCTCCTGGACGTACCGCATCAGCTCCGTGGCATCCTCGCTCCCGCCGAGGTCGTCGCGGTGGACGACCGACTCGACGCCCCTGATGTCGACAGCGAGGCCCTGAACGAGCGAGACGAGCGACTCGTCGCTCGTCGCCGAGGGCGCCGCCCCCTCGATGGTGATGTCGGCGTCACACGCGTGCATCTCGGCCGCCGACGTGATGACCTGCTCCGCCCGCTCTTGCATGTAGTCCCGCAGTTCGGTCGTCCCGCCCCGTACCTCCCCCTGGAGGAACGCCTCCTCGGGGATGATGTTCGAGGCCGTGCCGCCGCCCACCTGCCCGGCATTGATTCGTGTGACCCCCTCGCTGTGGCGCGGGATGGCGTAGAGGTTCTGGACGGCCGTCGCCAGCGCCTGCACCGCGTTGCGACCCTCCTCCGGCCGCGCGCCGGCGTGTCCGCCCTCACCAGTGAACTCGGCGCGTAA from Haloglomus litoreum includes the following:
- a CDS encoding DUF7522 family protein, translated to MTRGNVERLTEFCRTQLEDEVRAVGLVENGRVEPEYMRDDLQSRYTERELAGLEDAASQTAGALHGLNTYNTSLGQSHAGLFAFEDAFLLLIPCGDEDEAAYVSLDRSVGEDLSAFIKRCTNELFS